Proteins encoded by one window of Hemiscyllium ocellatum isolate sHemOce1 chromosome 50, sHemOce1.pat.X.cur, whole genome shotgun sequence:
- the LOC132805552 gene encoding vascular cell adhesion protein 1-like: MAPKLVVYWTMKKVIREYSYITITWASWLHSFGRENKPVSNEGELKLDVEQEQMQEEWSRNQSRLLLKCPVFIAVIPQTAPLQNPPLQNVSVGSTVRMNCHTGWYAVGGVHWYKQKERENLQLVYIVKTYSHPAGRFSGEVNDNMTIYTLVIRNVQRNDSGVYVCAGRKSHLHSFTFRKELRLFIGGSPTVILLSPPLNKMFSMETAQLICLVSNVISDTIPIDWNISTRNAENWTDSVTVDSAGANNIRSHIRIPAEVWKKNFVCACSVQLNSTTILVSESVSYHRGEPEFPCLLMFYGSSSVLILLLLAFTVFVAWNCRNFNSGNWNTDKKSTDFRPHDPKPETLYADLAYNEDLIL, encoded by the exons ATGGCACCAAAGTTGGTGGTATATTGGAccatgaagaaggttatcagagAATACAGCTATATCACAATCACCTGGGCCAGTTGG CTACACTCTTTTGGCCGTGAAAATAAGCCGGTGTCCAACGAGGGAGAGTTGAAACTTGATGTGGAACAAGAGCAGATGCAAGAGGAATGGAGCAGGAA tcAAAGCAGACTTCTTCTAAAATGTCCGGTTTTTATAGCTGTCATCCCTCAGACAGCGCCTCTGCAGAATCCACCACTTCAGAATGTCTCGGTTGGCAGCACTGTTCGGATGAATTGTCACACTGGCTGGTATGCGGTGGGAGGTGTTCACTGGTATAAACAGAAAGAGCGAGAAAATCTGCAACTCGTTTACATCGTGAAGACATACTCTCATCCAGCTGGTAGATTTTCTGGTGAAGTTAATGACAATATGACTATTTATACTCTTGTGATTCGCAATGTCCAGAGAAATGATTCTGGTGTGTATGTCTGTGCTGGTAGGAAATCGCACCTTCACTCCTTCACATTCAGAAAGGAATTGAGATTGTTCATAGGAG GCTCTCCAACCGTAATTCTCTTATCGCCACCGCTGAATAAAATGTTTTCTATGGAAACTGCCCAATTGATATGTTTAGTGAGCAATGTCATCTCTGATACCATTCCCATCGACTGGAATATTTCCACTAGGAATGCCGAGAATTGGACAGATTCTGTGACAGTAGACTCTGCCGGTGCTAATAACATCAGAAGTCATATCAGAATCCCGGCAGAAGTTTGGAAAAAGAACTTTGTTTGCGCTTGCTCggttcaactcaactcaactaccATTCTTGTCAGTGAAAGTGTTTCATATCACAGAG GGGAACCTGAATTCCCTTGTCTTTTAATGTTTTATGGGAGCTCATCGGTACTGATCCTCCTTCTTCTGGCGTTTACTGTCTTCGTGGCCTGGAACTGCAGGAATTTTAACTCAG GAAACTGGAACACGGATAAGAAATCCACAGATTTTAGACCACATGATCCAAAGCCAGAG ACCCTCTACGCTGATTTGGCGTATAATGAAGACCTGATACTTTGA